GGACCTCTTGGGGCAACTGCGCGCCGTACTCGGGGCACCACTAAAATCGGCACCGCCCCGAGCCCTAGCCCCCGTCTAAGTCAACCCCTCCGGCACGGTCGCTGGAGTTCAAAAAGGCGCGTTCCTGAACGCGCTTGAAGCCAAGGATGATTTTATGAACAAGGTGAGAACATGCGAACGCTCTGTCTTGATATATCCCCGGTCGAACAAGCCTGCGCGGCGGAAGCCTTTTTGGTCCTCTCGCCTCGTGTTCAGTTTCGTCTTCCTCATTTTATTTTTGTTGATCTTGAGTCAACCGCTGGGCTCCTGGGTGGAGAAGATCGGGCTCTGAACCGCGCGCTGGAAATCGCCCTTGCTTTGGGAGCGAGGGCCCCGCGAGCGGCGATCGCTGATCACCCCGCCCTCGCGCAAGTGCTCGCGGTGGGTGGACGGGATTCCATTTCCCCTCCCGGCGAAGACGCCGCAACGCTCAAGCGTCTGCCCCTCCCCGTCTTGACCGAGTACGAAGGCCTGAAACCCTGGCCCCAGCGCCGCCGCATCGAACACATCGTCGAGTTCTTCGAGTCCCTGGGACTGCGGCAGATCGACGGGATCTGGGACCTGACTTTATCGTCGTTCCGCGAACGCTGGGGCGAAACCGGCGTCCTCTTGTGGAAGCGCCTGCACGGACAGGACGGCCAGGTGCTGTCGCCGCTCCTGCCGACGGAAGGTTTTCAAGCCTACGCCTATTTCGACGATTCCGTGGGACTGCTGCACTTGCTGCGCACACGCTTAGATGAGCTGCTGAGTTTTCTTTTTCTGCGCCTGGAAGGCCAGGGGCGTTTCGCGCGCCGGCTGGAGCTGATCCTGCACTGCGAGTATTCGAACGCGCGGCACTCGATCGTTATCGAGCCCGTCTCGCCGAATCGCGATCTGAAACTGTTCCAAGATCTGCTCTTCGCGAAGGTTGAAGGGGTCGACCTGCTGAACCCCATCCGGGAATGCGAACTTCTGCTCGAGGACGTTCCCGAAAAAGTCGAACAGATGGATTTCTTCGAACCGCGCGACACCAGCGAAGACCGCTGGCAAAGACTCATCAGCTTCGCGCAGCAGTCGCAGATCGAAGTCGGTTTTCTGGAGCTCGTCCCGCAGCATTTCCCCGAGAACAGCTACCACCTGAAGCCCGATTGGCCGCGCGTGCTCGAAGCCCGCGATCACATCGAACGCGACGAAGCCGCGATCCAGGTGAAATCCGTTTACGCCAAGGCGCTGCTGAATACCCCGCGCCCGACCCTTCTGCTCGATTCGCCGAAAGAACTGACGAAGGGCGAACTGCGCCGCTTTCGTAAGCTGAGCTTTTTCCCGACCGAACGCCTCGAAGCCTCGTGGTGGTCGCGGCTGCGCGACGCCCTGAAGAGCGAGGGGCAAAAGGCCGCCGATCGCGATTACTATTTCGCGGTCTCCGACGCGGGCGAGCTCGTGTGGATTTACCAAGATCACCAATCGAAGAGCTACTTCCTGCATGGCTACTTCGACTGACGGGGCCGTGGCCCCTTTGAGTCCGACCGCCTCCGGCGCGATCGCCCACCGTGAAGGAACACTTGCGCCGGTCGCGCGGCCCGTGCGCTTCATCGAGCTCATGGCCCGTTCGAACTTCTCGTTCCTGCAGGGCGCCTCGCATCCCAATGAAATGGTCGAGCAGGCGATCCGCGAGGATTACGAAGGGATCGCGCTGTGCGACCTGAACGGCCTTTACGGCGTCGTGCGCGGCCACCATACCGCGTCCGAGCCGTCGCTGTTCGTCGCCTCGGTTTCGCCGAAAGAAAGCTTCCGGTATTTGGTCGCTTCGGAGCTCACGCTCGTGGACGGCACCTCGATCGCGTTCATGCCGATGACGTTCGAAGGCTACTCGAATCTGTGCCTGCTTTTGACGATCGGCAAACGCAATGTCGCGAAGTACTTCTCCGAAATCACCCTCGAGCAGGTCGAAGCCCACGCGGCGGGACTGCTCGCCTTTCCGCTGCCCCCCTTCAACGTCGAACGCTTCGAGCATTTGCGCCGCATCTTCGGGGATCGTCTTTATTTGCCGGTGTGGCGGGATCTGACCTGGGAGTCGCTCGAGTTCGGCCGGCAGGCGTTCGAGCTCGAGCGCACGCACGAGGCGCAACTTTTCGTGACCCAACGCCCGTTCATGCATACGCCCGAACGCAAACGCCTTTTCGACGTCCTGACCTGCATCCATCACCACACGACGATCGGAGAGGCCGAGCAGACGCTCATCCAGAACTCCGAGCGTTATCTGCGCCCCCTCGCCGACCTCGCCGTCCTTTGGCGGGATCGTCCGGACCTGCTCGAAGAAAGCGTCGAGATCGCCAAACGCGTCGACTTCAAACTCACGGACATCAAATACCAGTACCCGCACTCGAAAATCCCCGCCGGGATGACCGCGACGACCTATATGCGCCACCTGGTCGAAGAGGGCGCCCGGCGCCGCTTTCCGAAAGGAGTCACGCCCGAAGTGCGGCATCAGATCGATCACGAACTCGAGATCATTCGCGACCTCGCTTACGAGGACTACTTCCTGACCGTGTACGAGATCTGCGAGTTCGCGCGCGAGAAAGGCATTTTATACCAGGGCCGCGGCAGCGCCGCGAACTCGGTCGCCTGCTTCTGCCTGGGTTTGACCGCCGTGCATCCCGAAAAGGTGGGACTGCTTTTCGAGCGCTTCATCTCGCGCGAGCGCCAGGAGCCCCCCGACATCGACATCGACTTCGAGCACGAACGCCGCGAAGAGGTGATCCAGCACATTTACCGCACTTACGGCTCCGAACACGCGGCGATGGTCTGCACCGTCATCCGGTTCAAATCCCGCCTCGCGATCCGCGAGGTCGCGAAGGTCCTCGGCATTCCGCTCTCCACCGTCAACGCCATGGTGAAGTTCATGGGCCGGGACGGCATGCGCCGCCTGGTCGCGGACGAAAGCCTCCACGAGAAATTCAAAATCGAGAAATGGCGCTGGCTCGCGATGCTGCAGCTAACCCAAGAGATCAAAGGTTTCCCCCGCCACCTCGGCATCCACACGGGCGGCTTCTTGATCACGCAAGAGCCGATCACGCGCATCGTGCCCGTCGAGAAAGCGACGATGGACGGTCGTTACGTCATCCAGTGGAACAAGGACGACATCAACGACATGAAGCTCATGAAAATCGACGTTCTGGGGCTCGGTATGCTCTCGGCGCTGCGCCGTTGTCTGGAGCTTTTGCGGACGCACAAAAATTTCCGCGGCGATCTTGCCGAGCTGCCGTCCGAAGATCCCGCGACCTACGACATGATCTGCAAGGCCGACACCGTGGGCGTCTTCCAGATTGAGTCGCGGGCGCAGATGCAGACGCTCCCACGGCTGCAACCCCGCAATTTCTACGACCTCGTGATCGAGATCGCGCTCGTGCGGCCCGGCCCGCTTCAGGGCGGCATGGTGCACCCCTACCTGCGGCGCCGCAAAGGCCTCGAAAAACCGACCTACGCCGTGAAAGAGCTCGAACCCGTGCTCCGGCGCACTCTCGGCGTCCCGATCTTCCAGGAGCAGGTCATGCAGATCGCGGTCGCCGCCGCGGGCTTCACCCCGGGCGAGTCGGACGAACTGCGCCGGATCATGTCGCGGGCCTGGCGCCAGGAAGGAACGATGGAGGGCGTGCGCGGCCGTCTGTTCCGCGGTATGGCCGAAAAAAACATTCCGCAGTCCATGGCCGAGCAAATCTACCAAACCATCGAAGGCTTCGCGAACTACGGCTTTCCCGAAAGCCACTCGGCGAGCTTCGCGCTGCTCGCCTACGCGAGCTGCTACATCAAGTGCCACCATCCGGACGTCTTCACCTGCGCGCTTCTGAACTCGCAGCCGATGGGCTTTTATCCGCCGCGCGTTTTGATCCGCGAAGCGCAAAAAAGCGGCGTGAAGTTCCTGCCCCTCGACATCCAAACGTCGGACGTCGAGTACCGACTGCTGTCGCGACCGCGAGAGGCCGAGGGCTACCGCGCGCCCGAACGCCCCCCGCGCCTTGATCACCTCGACGACATCCGGGTGGGCTTCATCGGCCTGTCCGCTTTTCCCCGCGAGTGGATGGAAAAGATCGTGAGTGAGCGGCACGCACGCGGACACTACCTGTCGCTCGAAGATTTCGTGCGCCGGCTGGAAATGCCGCGCCCCCTACTGGCGAAACTCGCGCGGGCGGGCGCCTTCCAATGCTGGGGGCTCGAACCCCGCCGTCTTTTGTGGCAGATCGAAAGCCTGTCGCTGGATCCGCAGAGTTTTCTGTGGGGCCAGGCGAAGGAAAATCCCGACGACCGCGAAACCGAATTGCCCTTCGAGTCCAATTGGGACCGCATGGCGCGCGAATACGAAAGCTCGGGCTATTCGCTGGACACGCATCCGCTCGGCATCTTGCGCGCCGGAATCAATGCCCGCAGCGAACAGCTGCGCGCCCGTCGGCTCATCCCGTTTTCGGATTCACGCGACCTCGAGCGTGACCGCAGCGGTTTGAAGGTGCGGGTCGCCGGCATGATCGGCGTGACCCAGCGCCCGCCCACCGCGAAGGGGATGTGCTTCATCACGCTCGAAGACGAATTCGGCTTCATGAATATCGTGATCCCGCCCGACGTCTACCAAAGGGACCGGCACACGGTCTACTCGAACGGTTTTCTGGAGGTCCAAGGCCGACTCGAAAAAACCGGCGACGGCCTCGTCAACCTGCGCGCCGAGCGGGTGTTCCTGTTGCGGATCGAGACCACAACCCCCGAGCTCGATCACAGCTCACGACATTGGTAAGGCATGGTGGTGAGCATTGAAAAAGTCACCCTTTCCGTGTTGCAAAAATCTATTTCCGGAGAATGAAGAAGCCCTCTCTTTTCGGTTGGGTGGGACCTCCGCAGCGCCCGGACGGCGTAAGACTCTGCGGTGAGGCCAGGAGGGCCGTGTCCCAGCCAAGCGAAAAGAGAGGGCTTGTTCATTCACGCCGAGATCGAGTTGCAACACGGAAAGGGTGCAGCTCTGAGCTGTCGAACCCACCGACACCCCTGAAAAGAAATCCCGGCCTCCCCGCCCGGCCCCGCGCCGTTTCGTTCCCGCAGCCGTAAAAGCCGGTCCCGTCCTTGCTTTGTTCCGGCGCAGCTATGGGGAGTACAACAATGAAAGCATCGCTTTTCGCGGTCGGATTGCTGTTGGCGTCAGGGGTGGCGCACGGACAAGCACTGACCAAAGAGGAATATGAGGCTTTCCACCTGAAACGCGTCGCCGCGGTGAACTGCGCGACGCAATCGGGTGGACGCATCATCTTGAAATCGTCCGATCAGGGACGCCGCTACAACCTGCTCTTCGCCCGCAAGGCGCACGAGCAGCCGCGGATGATCGTGCGGGGCGCGCGTTGCGAGGACTTCGGTCCCCGCAACTGGGGCCT
Above is a genomic segment from Pseudobdellovibrionaceae bacterium containing:
- a CDS encoding error-prone DNA polymerase, producing the protein MATSTDGAVAPLSPTASGAIAHREGTLAPVARPVRFIELMARSNFSFLQGASHPNEMVEQAIREDYEGIALCDLNGLYGVVRGHHTASEPSLFVASVSPKESFRYLVASELTLVDGTSIAFMPMTFEGYSNLCLLLTIGKRNVAKYFSEITLEQVEAHAAGLLAFPLPPFNVERFEHLRRIFGDRLYLPVWRDLTWESLEFGRQAFELERTHEAQLFVTQRPFMHTPERKRLFDVLTCIHHHTTIGEAEQTLIQNSERYLRPLADLAVLWRDRPDLLEESVEIAKRVDFKLTDIKYQYPHSKIPAGMTATTYMRHLVEEGARRRFPKGVTPEVRHQIDHELEIIRDLAYEDYFLTVYEICEFAREKGILYQGRGSAANSVACFCLGLTAVHPEKVGLLFERFISRERQEPPDIDIDFEHERREEVIQHIYRTYGSEHAAMVCTVIRFKSRLAIREVAKVLGIPLSTVNAMVKFMGRDGMRRLVADESLHEKFKIEKWRWLAMLQLTQEIKGFPRHLGIHTGGFLITQEPITRIVPVEKATMDGRYVIQWNKDDINDMKLMKIDVLGLGMLSALRRCLELLRTHKNFRGDLAELPSEDPATYDMICKADTVGVFQIESRAQMQTLPRLQPRNFYDLVIEIALVRPGPLQGGMVHPYLRRRKGLEKPTYAVKELEPVLRRTLGVPIFQEQVMQIAVAAAGFTPGESDELRRIMSRAWRQEGTMEGVRGRLFRGMAEKNIPQSMAEQIYQTIEGFANYGFPESHSASFALLAYASCYIKCHHPDVFTCALLNSQPMGFYPPRVLIREAQKSGVKFLPLDIQTSDVEYRLLSRPREAEGYRAPERPPRLDHLDDIRVGFIGLSAFPREWMEKIVSERHARGHYLSLEDFVRRLEMPRPLLAKLARAGAFQCWGLEPRRLLWQIESLSLDPQSFLWGQAKENPDDRETELPFESNWDRMAREYESSGYSLDTHPLGILRAGINARSEQLRARRLIPFSDSRDLERDRSGLKVRVAGMIGVTQRPPTAKGMCFITLEDEFGFMNIVIPPDVYQRDRHTVYSNGFLEVQGRLEKTGDGLVNLRAERVFLLRIETTTPELDHSSRHW